Proteins from a single region of Candidatus Dormiibacterota bacterium:
- a CDS encoding DUF2600 family protein, with amino-acid sequence MIDDIRWAVRHVLSSPDRLRYLLATGIEAPFYLARFLRVIVPQARERLAALRTLAEAMPDDRLRAQALASIEGKSYHVAGACILATFLPPDAAREYIAVVAPLETIYDYLDNLCDRHPDVDPAAYPVLHQAIADALDPNAAPRDYYANGPSGDDGGYLRALVEQTQRGLAKLPHYEDLLPYFRESALLYSQMQTFSHYTSPERELACVSWYEEHRERFKALDWHEFACAAGSQFQVYAPLFVAFEGRPDLAGLAYDAYFPYVSSLHVMLDSFIDQSEDAAHGELSFAAVYDGPRRLRERVAFLAAAGRRGFAALPRPECHRFVLRIMTLFYLTHPKVFTQGLDRQARSLLRATE; translated from the coding sequence ATGATCGACGACATTCGCTGGGCCGTACGCCACGTGCTCTCCAGCCCCGACCGCCTGCGCTACTTGCTCGCAACCGGCATCGAAGCGCCGTTCTATCTTGCAAGATTCTTGCGCGTCATCGTGCCGCAAGCCCGCGAACGCCTTGCGGCGTTGCGAACGCTCGCAGAAGCGATGCCCGACGATCGTTTGCGCGCGCAAGCGCTCGCGAGCATCGAAGGCAAATCCTATCACGTTGCCGGAGCGTGCATCCTGGCAACGTTTCTCCCGCCGGACGCCGCGCGCGAGTATATCGCGGTCGTCGCGCCGCTGGAAACGATCTACGATTATCTCGACAACCTCTGCGATCGCCATCCCGATGTCGACCCTGCCGCCTATCCGGTACTCCATCAAGCGATCGCCGACGCGTTGGATCCGAATGCAGCGCCTCGCGATTACTATGCGAACGGGCCGTCCGGCGACGATGGCGGCTATCTGCGCGCATTGGTCGAGCAAACGCAGCGCGGCCTCGCCAAGCTGCCGCACTACGAAGACCTCTTACCGTATTTTCGCGAGTCGGCGCTGCTCTATTCGCAGATGCAGACGTTCTCCCACTATACCAGTCCCGAACGCGAACTCGCCTGCGTGAGCTGGTACGAAGAGCACCGCGAACGGTTCAAAGCTCTGGACTGGCACGAGTTTGCGTGCGCCGCCGGATCGCAATTTCAAGTCTACGCCCCGCTGTTCGTCGCGTTCGAAGGCCGTCCCGATTTGGCCGGGCTCGCATACGACGCCTACTTCCCATACGTCAGCTCGCTGCACGTCATGCTCGATTCGTTCATCGATCAGAGCGAAGACGCCGCGCACGGCGAACTGAGCTTCGCCGCCGTTTACGACGGCCCGCGGCGTTTGCGCGAACGCGTGGCGTTCTTGGCGGCGGCCGGACGCCGAGGATTTGCCGCGTTACCGCGCCCCGAATGCCACCGCTTCGTTCTGCGCATCATGACGCTTTTTTATCTGACCCATCCCAAGGTCTTTACACAAGGGCTCGACCGCCAAGCACGATCTCTGCTCCGCGCTACCGAATGA
- a CDS encoding M28 family peptidase: MRYRSMFAAACVAVLLGSPPAGAAGNYEGLLLDLPSAQGALNASARLNEESHYAGTPGDKHIADWMRDQLAADGFDATLEPFFAEIPQSPTKIVLSLLERPRRVDFDLRESPIASDPDGTRKNAGVLPFNAWSGSGDVTASLVDSGHGTRADYAILDRAGISVSHRIVLVAYGAEFRGTLARRAERHGAAGVIFWSDPTDRDGSSHGPAYPNGPYRPLGSVQRGSLGLPRLNIPVLPVSAKIGLRLRAAMRNRISNVPVRLRVDAGYKWQMLWNTVGVLRGSDPTHYIVLGAHRDAWVYGVTDDGSGISTLLETAHALGYLYRSGWRPRYSIVIAGWDGEEIGELGSGQYVREHFASLRNGCLAYINEDENATGQRFVASAAAALGASVISATNVIPDPALPSQRLYQRWQSQSGGITVRGPGGGSDFEPFLYEAGIPTIETGFVGPFGVYHSAFDDLRYAESQADPGFVNHRAIAQLVGILAYRLTDGPLHYRFMPYVAPMRSALAAYARRGASAADLAPLATAIARFAGAARTVDTHGTGGGSEIDAVQALDRLYYGRDGYRPVAFPDLAKGLATGTHPAIAAAAERSAKTLDAIVTELHPEK, from the coding sequence ATGCGTTACCGCTCGATGTTCGCCGCCGCGTGCGTGGCCGTGCTTCTCGGCTCGCCGCCCGCCGGCGCCGCCGGCAACTACGAAGGGTTGCTGCTCGATTTACCCAGCGCGCAGGGAGCGCTCAACGCGTCGGCCCGCCTCAACGAAGAATCACATTACGCGGGCACCCCGGGTGACAAACACATCGCGGACTGGATGCGCGATCAACTCGCCGCCGATGGTTTCGATGCAACCCTCGAGCCGTTTTTTGCCGAGATCCCCCAATCGCCGACGAAGATCGTCCTCTCCCTCTTGGAGCGGCCGCGCCGGGTCGATTTCGACCTGCGCGAATCGCCGATCGCGAGCGATCCCGACGGGACGCGCAAGAATGCGGGCGTGCTGCCCTTCAACGCGTGGTCGGGCAGCGGAGACGTTACCGCCTCGCTCGTCGATTCGGGGCATGGCACGCGCGCCGATTACGCCATCCTCGACCGCGCTGGTATCAGCGTCAGCCACCGCATCGTGCTCGTTGCTTACGGTGCGGAATTTCGCGGAACCCTTGCGCGGCGCGCCGAGCGACACGGCGCGGCGGGTGTGATTTTCTGGTCCGATCCAACCGATCGCGACGGTTCTTCCCACGGGCCTGCGTATCCCAACGGTCCGTATCGCCCGCTGGGTTCGGTGCAGCGCGGAAGCCTGGGCCTGCCGCGCCTGAACATTCCCGTCTTGCCGGTCAGCGCGAAGATCGGCCTGCGTCTACGCGCGGCGATGCGCAATCGCATCTCGAACGTCCCCGTCCGGCTGCGCGTCGACGCGGGCTACAAGTGGCAGATGCTCTGGAATACGGTCGGCGTGCTGCGCGGCAGCGATCCAACCCACTACATCGTCCTTGGCGCACATCGCGATGCGTGGGTCTATGGCGTTACCGACGATGGTTCCGGTATCTCCACGTTGCTCGAAACCGCCCACGCGCTGGGGTATCTCTATCGCAGCGGTTGGCGTCCGCGGTACTCGATCGTCATTGCGGGTTGGGATGGGGAAGAGATCGGCGAACTCGGCTCCGGGCAGTACGTGCGCGAGCACTTCGCGAGCCTGCGGAACGGTTGCCTTGCGTATATCAATGAAGACGAAAATGCTACCGGCCAGCGCTTCGTCGCATCGGCTGCCGCCGCGCTCGGCGCGAGCGTCATCAGCGCTACGAACGTGATTCCCGATCCGGCCCTCCCAAGCCAACGCCTTTATCAACGCTGGCAATCCCAATCGGGCGGCATCACCGTCCGCGGGCCGGGAGGCGGGTCCGATTTCGAGCCGTTTCTGTATGAAGCCGGTATCCCGACGATCGAGACCGGCTTCGTCGGACCGTTCGGCGTCTATCACTCCGCGTTCGACGATCTGCGCTATGCCGAGTCCCAAGCCGACCCCGGCTTCGTGAACCACCGCGCCATCGCGCAATTGGTGGGCATCCTCGCGTACCGGTTGACCGACGGCCCATTGCACTATCGGTTTATGCCATACGTCGCGCCGATGCGTTCGGCACTCGCCGCTTACGCGCGCCGGGGAGCGAGCGCGGCCGATCTCGCACCGCTCGCCACCGCGATCGCGCGTTTCGCCGGCGCGGCACGAACCGTCGATACACACGGTACCGGGGGCGGGAGCGAAATCGACGCGGTGCAAGCGCTCGACCGCCTCTATTACGGACGCGACGGGTACCGCCCGGTAGCCTTTCCCGACCTCGCGAAGGGCCTCGCGACCGGCACTCATCCCGCGATCGCCGCAGCGGCGGAACGCTCCGCAAAAACGCTCGACGCCATCGTTACCGAACTCCACCCGGAGAAATAA
- a CDS encoding ABC transporter ATP-binding protein, with the protein MGRRRDSWKRGVDRNASPPPVQTLERIHPVEKPAIEIEHLVKRYGDFTAVDDISLRVESGEFFGFLGPNGAGKTTTINAIVGLARKTSGSIRIFGHDTQSDWRAARRFVGLAPQEYNFDRYLSIRDVLIFQAGYYGLRGREVTERADMLLERFGLASKAKQEYTKLSGGMKRRLTLARALIHRPKLVILDEPTAGVDVELRIELWSLLRELNDDGLTIFLTTHYLEEAEALCKTIAIVRAGKIVAQQPTAELIARGSSLQDVFLELTRA; encoded by the coding sequence ATTGGTCGACGCAGGGATTCCTGGAAGCGCGGAGTTGATCGCAACGCTTCGCCGCCACCGGTACAAACGCTTGAAAGGATTCATCCCGTAGAAAAGCCTGCTATCGAGATCGAACATCTCGTCAAACGCTACGGCGATTTTACCGCCGTCGACGACATTTCGCTACGGGTTGAATCCGGCGAGTTCTTTGGCTTTCTCGGCCCGAACGGTGCCGGGAAAACCACCACGATCAACGCGATCGTCGGCCTGGCTCGCAAGACGAGCGGTTCGATTCGCATCTTCGGGCACGACACGCAGAGCGATTGGCGCGCCGCGCGCCGATTCGTCGGGTTGGCGCCGCAAGAATACAACTTCGATCGTTACCTCTCCATTCGCGACGTGCTGATTTTTCAAGCCGGGTACTACGGCTTGCGCGGGCGCGAGGTGACCGAACGCGCCGACATGCTGCTCGAACGCTTCGGCCTCGCATCGAAGGCCAAGCAAGAGTACACCAAGCTTTCGGGAGGCATGAAACGGCGATTGACGCTGGCGCGAGCGCTGATCCATCGCCCGAAGTTGGTGATTCTCGACGAACCTACGGCCGGCGTCGACGTCGAATTGCGCATCGAGTTGTGGAGCCTGTTGCGCGAACTCAACGACGATGGGCTGACCATTTTTCTCACCACGCATTATCTCGAAGAGGCCGAGGCGCTCTGTAAGACGATCGCCATCGTCCGCGCCGGAAAAATCGTCGCGCAGCAACCCACCGCGGAGCTCATCGCCCGCGGCTCGAGCCTGCAGGACGTCTTCCTGGAACTGACCAGAGCATGA
- a CDS encoding MBL fold metallo-hydrolase codes for MEHARPALPLEDHFGDIVRKAMRGIGLDERRLASAAGIDIALVTQWLRSDAPPIVDDAQARSIARALGLDPGRLADCAAQAWYPPALEVANVRRHSQEPQPSNGYVFFLEGERRAALVDPAGAPQHLLDVLRDGSYHLQYILITHKHADHCDATADVARAFPNAQIVMHALDAPAIGSLAANSLPVRDGAELPFGDDATIRMVHTPGHTDGSSSYLFRSTLFSGDTLFAGSVGGAYGDASTYEDLLHGIGAKLFTLPEHTVVMPGHGPPTTLGQERKHNPFFHDDGHPHHETAH; via the coding sequence ATGGAACACGCGCGACCCGCCCTCCCGCTCGAGGATCATTTCGGCGACATCGTTCGCAAGGCGATGCGCGGCATCGGCCTGGACGAGCGGCGCCTCGCATCGGCCGCCGGCATCGATATCGCGCTCGTGACGCAATGGCTCCGTAGCGACGCCCCACCCATCGTCGATGATGCGCAAGCGCGCTCGATCGCGCGCGCCCTCGGCTTGGACCCTGGTAGGCTGGCCGACTGCGCGGCGCAGGCATGGTATCCGCCGGCGCTGGAGGTCGCGAACGTGCGCCGGCATTCGCAAGAGCCGCAGCCCAGTAACGGCTACGTCTTCTTCCTTGAAGGCGAGCGCCGCGCCGCGCTCGTGGACCCAGCCGGCGCACCGCAGCATCTGCTCGACGTGCTGCGCGACGGCAGCTACCACCTACAGTACATCCTCATCACCCACAAACACGCCGACCATTGCGACGCCACCGCCGATGTCGCGCGGGCCTTTCCGAACGCGCAAATCGTCATGCACGCGCTCGACGCGCCCGCGATCGGATCGCTCGCCGCGAATTCGCTCCCCGTCCGAGATGGCGCGGAGCTGCCGTTCGGCGACGACGCCACGATTCGCATGGTGCACACGCCCGGTCATACCGATGGATCGTCGTCCTATCTCTTTCGCTCGACGCTCTTCAGCGGCGACACACTCTTCGCCGGCAGCGTCGGCGGCGCGTACGGCGACGCCAGCACCTATGAGGATTTACTGCACGGGATCGGCGCCAAGCTCTTCACCCTTCCCGAACACACCGTCGTCATGCCCGGGCATGGGCCGCCGACGACGCTCGGCCAAGAACGCAAGCACAACCCGTTCTTCCACGATGACGGCCATCCGCATCACGAAACAGCGCACTAA
- a CDS encoding methyltransferase: protein MASPWWYRARGFIIASMYIVGFVLGPPLGAPFGLGRIPAFAWIGLRFGSEGPARVLALATLCVLICFLLRAWGSAYLSASVVWNADAKTDALLVDGPFRFVRNPLYLGNFFMALGFASIAPPIGAAIILLGNALFMIRLSSYESDEMRQRFGDLYASYERAVPSLLPRLTPASVAGSSRGTPRVAQGLRSEIFSGIATLAMIAYFVFGNRALPIFYGMLVVGWVAQSLQTRRLSA, encoded by the coding sequence ATGGCATCACCGTGGTGGTATCGCGCGCGTGGATTTATCATCGCGTCGATGTATATCGTGGGGTTCGTGCTGGGGCCGCCGCTCGGCGCGCCCTTTGGGCTCGGTCGCATCCCGGCGTTTGCTTGGATCGGGCTACGATTCGGCAGTGAGGGCCCGGCCCGGGTGCTCGCGCTCGCAACGCTTTGCGTTTTGATATGTTTCCTGCTGCGTGCGTGGGGATCGGCCTATCTGAGCGCGTCCGTGGTCTGGAATGCCGATGCGAAAACCGATGCGCTGTTGGTCGACGGGCCGTTCCGCTTCGTGCGAAACCCGCTCTACCTGGGGAATTTCTTTATGGCGCTCGGCTTCGCGTCGATTGCGCCACCCATCGGCGCGGCGATTATTCTGCTCGGGAATGCCCTCTTTATGATCCGGCTTTCGAGCTACGAGTCCGATGAGATGCGGCAGCGCTTCGGCGACCTCTACGCGTCGTACGAGCGCGCGGTTCCATCGTTGCTGCCGCGCCTGACGCCCGCAAGCGTGGCCGGAAGCTCGCGCGGTACGCCACGGGTGGCGCAGGGGCTGCGTTCGGAAATCTTCTCCGGTATCGCCACCCTCGCGATGATCGCATACTTCGTGTTTGGGAACCGAGCCCTACCGATCTTTTATGGCATGCTCGTCGTCGGATGGGTCGCGCAGTCCCTCCAAACGCGCCGCCTCTCGGCGTGA
- a CDS encoding TIGR01777 family oxidoreductase — protein MRVGLLGASGFIGQHLAERLRARGDEVASATLRDPAAAAAQLAGCHTIVNLAGEPVAQRWTRQAKERIASSRVEAPRAFMAALARGAERPTAYISASAIGFYGSSEQATFTEESPPGDDFLADVCVRWEAQAQRACELGMRTALVRTGLVLALDGGALKQLLPPFRLGLGGVVGSGKQWYSWIHIDDVVGIYIAAIDGLDGVLNATAPEPVTNAEFTRTLGAALHRPTILPVPPIALRAMLGEGAGIVLLGQRVIPRRTQSLGYRFAYESLGDALRNLLG, from the coding sequence GTGCGCGTCGGTCTCTTAGGTGCTAGTGGGTTCATCGGGCAACATCTAGCCGAACGCCTGCGCGCTCGCGGCGATGAGGTCGCGAGCGCGACGCTGCGCGACCCGGCGGCGGCCGCCGCGCAACTCGCCGGCTGTCATACGATCGTGAATTTGGCGGGAGAGCCGGTTGCGCAACGCTGGACTCGCCAGGCCAAGGAACGCATCGCATCCAGCCGGGTCGAAGCGCCGCGGGCCTTTATGGCCGCACTCGCGCGGGGTGCCGAACGGCCCACCGCCTACATTTCGGCGTCGGCGATCGGGTTTTACGGCAGCAGCGAGCAGGCGACGTTTACCGAAGAATCGCCACCGGGAGACGACTTCTTGGCCGACGTCTGCGTGCGGTGGGAAGCGCAGGCACAGCGCGCTTGCGAGCTGGGCATGCGGACCGCGCTGGTGCGCACCGGGCTCGTGCTCGCTCTCGACGGCGGCGCGCTCAAGCAATTGCTGCCGCCCTTTCGATTGGGCCTAGGCGGCGTGGTCGGCAGCGGCAAGCAATGGTATTCGTGGATTCACATCGACGACGTCGTCGGCATCTATATCGCCGCGATCGACGGATTGGACGGCGTTCTCAACGCCACGGCTCCGGAGCCGGTGACGAATGCGGAGTTTACTCGAACGCTGGGCGCCGCGCTGCACCGCCCCACGATCCTTCCCGTGCCGCCCATCGCGCTGCGAGCGATGCTCGGCGAGGGCGCCGGCATCGTTCTCCTCGGGCAGCGCGTCATTCCGCGGCGCACGCAATCGCTCGGTTATCGCTTCGCTTACGAGTCGCTCGGCGACGCGTTGCGCAACCTCTTAGGCTAG
- a CDS encoding ABC transporter permease translates to MTDSFNYVALWTLIKREMIRSIKIINQVIWPPIITTLLYVFVFGLALGSRIQSVQGVSYAQFLIPGLIMLQTIDSSYGECSSSIFQGRFMNSIQEMLIAPMSATEIVFGYVLGSLARSLLIAGLITILGAVLVHTLPRDWPLYFAVLVLVSILFSTMGLIFGLMAEKFDHLAVLTTFIITPLTFVGGVFTAATMLPQSLRNLELFNPIFYTIDAFRYSYTGQSYLAPWFSTAMIGVLAVVALAIALRMVSSGYKLRT, encoded by the coding sequence ATGACCGACTCGTTTAATTACGTCGCCCTGTGGACGCTGATCAAGCGCGAGATGATCCGCAGCATCAAGATCATCAATCAGGTGATCTGGCCGCCGATCATCACGACGCTGCTCTACGTTTTCGTCTTCGGGTTGGCGCTGGGCAGCCGCATCCAAAGCGTGCAAGGCGTGAGTTACGCGCAATTTTTGATACCGGGGCTCATCATGCTGCAGACGATCGATTCGTCGTATGGGGAGTGCTCGAGTTCGATCTTCCAAGGGCGCTTCATGAACTCGATTCAGGAGATGCTCATCGCGCCGATGTCCGCTACGGAAATCGTCTTCGGCTACGTTCTGGGGAGTCTCGCGCGCTCGCTCTTGATCGCCGGGCTCATTACCATCCTGGGCGCGGTGCTCGTCCACACCCTGCCGCGCGATTGGCCGCTCTATTTCGCGGTGCTCGTGCTGGTTTCGATCCTGTTCTCGACGATGGGCTTGATCTTCGGTTTGATGGCCGAGAAATTCGATCACCTCGCCGTGCTCACGACCTTTATCATCACGCCGCTTACGTTCGTCGGCGGCGTCTTTACCGCGGCTACGATGCTGCCGCAGTCGCTGCGCAATCTCGAACTCTTCAATCCGATTTTCTACACCATCGACGCATTCCGGTACAGCTATACCGGCCAGAGCTATCTCGCCCCGTGGTTCTCGACCGCGATGATCGGGGTTCTCGCCGTCGTCGCGCTCGCCATCGCGCTACGGATGGTCTCGTCCGGCTACAAACTTCGCACGTAA
- a CDS encoding aminopeptidase P N-terminal domain-containing protein, whose translation MHPYIDRRNRLLASIADGVAILPAARPVARNADSEYEFRQNSTFYYLTGFDEPDAVLVLAPEHPAHRSVLFLRTRDRTLEIWNGKRLGVERAVEHLGVDAAYPLSELDERLPEFLCGARTLYYDIGTDDARDRQVLAARASAEALTRRRGRTVSTIASPAAIVDPMRLIKSPEEIATMRSAARITGRGHEAAMRATRPGLYEYQIEAILEYEYRYGGARSTAYESIVAGGENATILHYSTNRERLLDGTLLLVDSGCEMDNYASDVTRTWPVNGRFSAEQRAIYDIVLAANEAGIAQVQPGRSQRAFHEAAVRTITEGLIDIGLLAGSLDENIERERYRDYYMHGSGHWLGLDVHDVGRYRDDEDRPIPLQPGMVTTVEPGIYVHADLNCDERFKRIGVRLEDNVLVTQDGNENLTETIPKRIDAIEAIVGSAPCASVS comes from the coding sequence ATGCATCCGTACATCGACCGCCGTAACCGCCTGCTCGCATCGATTGCCGACGGCGTGGCCATTCTTCCCGCCGCGCGCCCGGTTGCGCGCAACGCCGATAGCGAATATGAATTTCGCCAGAACTCGACATTCTATTACCTCACCGGATTCGACGAACCGGATGCGGTGCTAGTCCTTGCGCCCGAACACCCGGCCCACCGCAGCGTGCTGTTCTTGCGCACTCGCGACCGCACGCTGGAGATATGGAACGGCAAACGTCTGGGCGTAGAACGCGCGGTCGAGCACTTGGGAGTGGACGCAGCCTATCCCCTCTCCGAGCTCGACGAACGGCTACCCGAATTTCTCTGCGGCGCACGTACGCTCTACTACGATATCGGTACCGACGACGCGCGCGACCGGCAAGTGCTGGCCGCCCGCGCGAGCGCCGAGGCGTTGACCCGCCGCCGAGGACGTACCGTATCGACCATCGCCTCGCCCGCCGCGATCGTCGACCCGATGCGGCTGATCAAGTCACCCGAGGAGATCGCCACCATGCGCTCCGCGGCGCGCATCACCGGCCGCGGGCACGAGGCGGCGATGCGAGCGACGCGACCGGGCCTCTACGAATATCAGATCGAAGCGATTCTCGAATACGAATACCGCTACGGCGGCGCGCGAAGCACGGCCTACGAATCGATCGTCGCCGGCGGCGAGAACGCCACGATCCTGCACTACAGTACCAACCGCGAACGATTGCTCGACGGCACCCTGCTTTTGGTCGATTCCGGATGCGAGATGGACAATTACGCCAGCGACGTTACGCGGACGTGGCCGGTGAACGGCCGTTTCTCCGCCGAGCAACGCGCGATCTACGACATCGTCCTAGCGGCCAACGAAGCGGGCATCGCGCAGGTGCAACCCGGCCGTTCCCAACGCGCATTCCATGAAGCAGCGGTACGAACGATCACGGAGGGCCTCATCGACATCGGGCTGCTCGCGGGCAGTCTCGATGAAAATATCGAACGCGAACGCTATCGTGACTATTACATGCACGGTTCGGGGCATTGGCTCGGGCTGGACGTGCACGATGTTGGACGCTATCGCGACGATGAAGACCGGCCGATTCCGCTCCAACCGGGGATGGTTACCACGGTCGAGCCCGGGATCTACGTACACGCGGACCTGAATTGCGACGAGCGTTTCAAGCGGATCGGCGTGCGGCTGGAAGATAACGTTCTGGTAACGCAGGACGGCAACGAGAATCTCACCGAGACGATTCCCAAACGCATCGACGCAATCGAAGCTATCGTTGGGAGTGCTCCGTGCGCGTCGGTCTCTTAG
- the trxB gene encoding thioredoxin-disulfide reductase — protein MERVIIIGSGPAGLTAAVYAARANLSPLVLAGGMYGGQLMLTTEVENYPGFPDGIMGPDLMIKFREQAEHFGARIENVDVTDVDFGGQPLIVRTAEQEYHAETVIIATGASARWLDIPGEELLRGRGVSTCATCDGAFFRDKRIVVVGGGDSAMEEALFLTRFGSKVTVIHRRDSLRASKIMAERALSHEKIDFIWNTGVEAVLGTTQMTGLRLKNLVDGTISEFDADALFIAIGHIPNTAIFAGQIDLDAAGYILSPNGTNTNVEGVFVGGDVNDLRYKQAITAAGSGCKAAMDAEKYLEAHEFAMRETVL, from the coding sequence ATGGAACGCGTCATCATCATCGGGTCCGGGCCGGCCGGACTTACCGCCGCCGTCTATGCGGCCCGCGCCAATCTTTCGCCGCTCGTGCTTGCCGGGGGTATGTACGGCGGCCAGCTCATGCTCACGACCGAGGTCGAGAACTACCCCGGATTTCCCGATGGGATCATGGGCCCCGATCTGATGATCAAATTCCGCGAGCAAGCCGAGCATTTCGGCGCTCGCATCGAAAACGTCGACGTTACCGATGTCGATTTCGGCGGGCAACCGCTGATCGTGCGAACCGCGGAGCAAGAGTACCATGCCGAAACGGTGATCATCGCTACCGGAGCGAGCGCTCGCTGGCTCGATATCCCGGGCGAGGAATTGCTGCGCGGCCGGGGCGTTTCCACGTGCGCGACGTGCGACGGCGCGTTCTTCCGCGATAAACGTATCGTCGTGGTCGGAGGTGGCGATTCCGCCATGGAAGAGGCGCTCTTTCTGACGCGCTTCGGCAGCAAGGTGACGGTCATTCATCGCCGCGATTCGTTGCGCGCCAGTAAGATTATGGCGGAGCGCGCGCTCTCCCACGAAAAGATCGACTTTATTTGGAACACCGGGGTCGAAGCCGTTCTGGGCACCACGCAGATGACCGGGCTACGGCTGAAAAATCTCGTCGACGGAACGATTTCGGAGTTCGATGCGGATGCGCTCTTTATCGCGATCGGGCACATCCCGAATACCGCGATTTTCGCCGGTCAGATCGATCTCGACGCCGCCGGATACATTCTGTCGCCGAACGGGACGAACACGAACGTCGAGGGCGTTTTCGTCGGCGGCGACGTCAACGATCTGCGTTACAAACAGGCGATTACCGCGGCCGGTTCGGGTTGCAAGGCCGCGATGGATGCCGAAAAGTATCTCGAAGCCCACGAGTTTGCGATGCGGGAGACCGTCCTCTAG
- a CDS encoding metallophosphoesterase family protein — MRVAVLSDIHGNLVALDACLNDLQTQGGADAIVGAGDLCLDGPKPKKVLQRLEELGAKCVRGNTERYLASGDADGSGQEDAQIAWTRREVGDKWLEWMRDLPVALRIGEDENQLLVCHANPTNDEEQLWPDADDATLERLIGRERATAIAFGHLHLPYVRVWRGKLLVNVASAGLPKDGDARSCYAIFTERSGGWEAKHRRVDFDVKKVATQLVDAGIPGSAELIATLRRHRYKRLKGFIP; from the coding sequence GTGCGGGTAGCAGTTCTTTCCGATATTCACGGTAATCTCGTCGCGCTCGATGCTTGCCTGAACGACTTGCAGACTCAGGGCGGCGCGGATGCGATCGTCGGTGCGGGAGACCTGTGTCTGGACGGCCCCAAACCCAAGAAAGTGTTGCAGCGCCTGGAAGAGTTGGGAGCCAAATGCGTGCGGGGCAATACCGAACGCTACCTTGCGTCCGGGGATGCCGACGGCTCGGGGCAAGAGGACGCGCAGATCGCTTGGACGCGACGGGAAGTCGGCGACAAGTGGCTGGAATGGATGCGCGATTTGCCGGTTGCTTTGCGCATCGGCGAGGACGAAAACCAATTGCTCGTGTGCCATGCGAACCCGACCAACGACGAGGAGCAACTCTGGCCCGACGCCGACGACGCGACGCTCGAACGGCTGATCGGCCGGGAACGGGCGACCGCGATTGCGTTCGGCCACCTGCACTTGCCGTACGTTCGGGTGTGGCGCGGTAAACTTTTGGTGAACGTCGCTTCGGCCGGCCTGCCCAAGGATGGTGATGCGCGGTCCTGCTATGCGATTTTCACCGAACGCAGCGGCGGCTGGGAGGCCAAACATCGCCGGGTGGACTTCGATGTGAAGAAGGTTGCAACTCAATTGGTCGACGCAGGGATTCCTGGAAGCGCGGAGTTGATCGCAACGCTTCGCCGCCACCGGTACAAACGCTTGAAAGGATTCATCCCGTAG